The Macrotis lagotis isolate mMagLag1 chromosome 6, bilby.v1.9.chrom.fasta, whole genome shotgun sequence genome includes a window with the following:
- the LOC141491197 gene encoding N-acetyltransferase 8F1-like yields the protein MAWEVGEAGGFMLREFQPGDADAVRELFAEGMSEYGPALCTHMLQQPWVMLTLTGTFLLLVATVHSLLLPALVLALLLAAGHLVLSQVWALYIRRCLSEDLKDIGEAYAQHRNARFWVAEAGGQVVGMVGARPEEGHGPSGVLVLKRMVVRRDYRGRGVGRALGRAVLAFACEQGCRAVVLVTHSLQREARNLYLSLGFCPEAAQPLPTFYGRLADFMLTRYRYDLAPGD from the coding sequence ATGGCCTGGGAGGTTGGTGAGGCCGGGGGTTTCATGCTCCGGGAATTCCAGCCTGGGGATGCGGACGCGGTGCGGGAATTGTTCGCGGAGGGCATGAGCGAGTATGGGCCGGCCCTGTGTACACACATGCTGCAGCAGCCTTGGGTAATGCTCACCCTGACTGGCACTTTCCTGCTTCTAGTGGCCACCGTACACTCCCTGCTGTTGCCCGCGCTGGTCCTGGCACTGCTGCTGGCAGCCGGCCATCTGGTGCTGAGCCAAGTCTGGGCCCTCTACATCCGGCGCTGCCTCTCCGAGGACCTGAAGGATATCGGGGAAGCCTACGCGCAGCATCGCAACGCCCGCTTCTGGGTGGCCGAGGCCGGGGGCCAGGTAGTGGGGATGGTGGGTGCGCGACCCGAAGAGGGCCACGGCCCCTCCGGCGTGCTGGTGCTGAAACGCATGGTGGTGCGCAGAGACTACCGAGGCCGCGGCGTGGGCAGAGCCCTGGGACGAGCGGTGCTGGCTTTTGCCTGCGAGCAGGGCTGCCGGGCTGTGGTGCTTGTCACGCACAGTTTGCAACGCGAAGCCCGTAACCTCTACCTCAGCCTGGGCTTCTGTCCAGAGGCTGCCCAGCCGCTGCCCACCTTCTATGGACGCCTGGCGGACTTCATGCTCACCCGCTACCGCTACGACCTTGCCCCCGGGGACTAA